The Chlorocebus sabaeus isolate Y175 chromosome 6, mChlSab1.0.hap1, whole genome shotgun sequence genome has a segment encoding these proteins:
- the TTYH1 gene encoding protein tweety homolog 1 isoform X1, producing the protein MGAPPGYRPSAWVHLLHQLPRADFQLRPVPSGFAPQEQEYQQALLLVAALAGLGLGLSLIFIAVYLIRFCCCRPPEPPGSKTPSPGGGCVTWSCIVALLAGCIGIGIGFYGNSETSDGVSQLSSALLHANHTLSTIDHLVLETVERLGEAVRTELTTLEEVLEPRTELVAAARGARRQAEAVAQQLQGLAFWQGVPLSPLQVAEDVSFAEEYRWLAYVLLLLLELLVCLFTLLGLAKQSKWLVIVMTVMSLLVLILSWGSMGLEAATAVGLSDFCSNPDPYVLNLTQEETGLSSDILSYYFLCNQAVSNPFQQRLTLSQRALANIHSQLLGLEREAVPQFPSAQKPLLSLEETLNVTEGNFHQLVALLHCRGLHKDYGAALRGLCEDALEGLLFLLLFSLLSAGALATALCSLPRAWALFPPRNPSALCSGSRLSEPLLPAGLDPGSPLRSFPGCRRRPH; encoded by the exons ATGGGGGCGCCCCCGGGCTACCGGCCCTCGGCTTGGGTGCATCTCCTCCACCAGCTGCCCCGTGCCGACTTCCAGCTCCGCCCGGTGCCCAGCGGTTTCGCGCCCCAAGAGCAGGAATACCAGCAG GCCTTGTTGCTGGTGGCGGCCTTGGCGGGCCTGGGCTTGGGCCTGAGCCTCATTTTCATCGCTGTCTACCTCATCCGCTTCTGCTGCTGCCGGCCCCCCGAGCCTCCCGGGTCCAAGACCCCCTCGCCCGGAGGAGGCTGCGTCACCTGGAGCTGCATTGTCGCCCTTCTCGCCGGCTG CATTGGCATTGGCATCGGTTTCTATGGCAACAGTGAGACCAGTGATGGGGTGTCCCAGCTCAGCTCCGCGCTGCTGCACGCCAACCACACACTCAGCACCATTGACCACCTG GTGTTGGAGACGGTGGAGAGGCTGGGTGAGGCAGTGAGGACAGAGCTGACCACCCTGGAGGAGGTGCTCGAGCCGCGCACGGAGCTGGTGGCTGCTGCCCGAGGGGCTCGGCGGCAGGCAGAGGCGGTGGCCCAGCAGCTGCAGGGGCTGGCCTTCTGGCAGGGAGTGCCCCTGAGCCCCCTGCAGGTGGCTGAAGATGTGTCCTTCGCGGAGGAATACAG GTGGCTGGCCTATGTCCTCTTGCTGCTCCTGGAGCTGCTGGTCTGCCTCTTCACCCTCCTGGGCCTGGCGAAGCAGAGCAAGTGGCTGGTGATCGT GATGACGGTCATGAGTCTCCTGGTTCTCATCCTGAGCTGGGGCTCCATGGGCCTGGAGGCAGCCACGGCCGTG GGCCTCAGTGACTTCTGCTCCAATCCAGACCCTTATGTTCTGAACCTGACCCAGGAGGAGACAGGGCTCAGCTCAG ACATCCTGAGCTATTATTTCCTCTGCAACCAGGCCGTCTCCAACCCCTTCCAACAG AGGCTGACTCTGTCCCAGCGAGCTCTGGCCAACATCCACTCCCAGCTGCTGGGCCTGGAGAGAGAagctgtgcctcagttcccttcaGCGCAG AAGCCTCTGCTGTCCTTGGAGGAGACTCTGAATGTGACAGAAGGAAACTTTCACCAGTTGGTGGCACTGCTGCACTGCCGTGGCCTGCACAAG GACTACGGCGCAGCCCTGCGGGGCCTGTGCGAAGACGCCCTGGAAGGCCTGCTCTTCCTGCTGCTCTTCTCCCTGCTGTCCGCAGGAgcactggccactgcactctgcagCCTGCCCCGAGCCTGGGCCCTCTTCCCACCCAG GAATCCAAGCGCTTTGTGCAGTGGCAGTCGTCTATCTGAGCCCCTCCTCCCTGCCGGACTGGACCCTGGCTCCCCTCTTCG TTCCTTCCCTGGCTGCCGGAGGAGACCCCACTAA
- the TTYH1 gene encoding protein tweety homolog 1 isoform X3: MGAPPGYRPSAWVHLLHQLPRADFQLRPVPSGFAPQEQEYQQALLLVAALAGLGLGLSLIFIAVYLIRFCCCRPPEPPGSKTPSPGGGCVTWSCIVALLAGCIGIGIGFYGNSETSDGVSQLSSALLHANHTLSTIDHLVLETVERLGEAVRTELTTLEEVLEPRTELVAAARGARRQAEAVAQQLQGLAFWQGVPLSPLQVAEDVSFAEEYRWLAYVLLLLLELLVCLFTLLGLAKQSKWLVIVMTVMSLLVLILSWGSMGLEAATAVGLSDFCSNPDPYVLNLTQEETGLSSDILSYYFLCNQAVSNPFQQRLTLSQRALANIHSQLLGLEREAVPQFPSAQKPLLSLEETLNVTEGNFHQLVALLHCRGLHKDYGAALRGLCEDALEGLLFLLLFSLLSAGALATALCSLPRAWALFPPSDDYDDTDDDDPFNPQESKRFVQWQSSI, from the exons ATGGGGGCGCCCCCGGGCTACCGGCCCTCGGCTTGGGTGCATCTCCTCCACCAGCTGCCCCGTGCCGACTTCCAGCTCCGCCCGGTGCCCAGCGGTTTCGCGCCCCAAGAGCAGGAATACCAGCAG GCCTTGTTGCTGGTGGCGGCCTTGGCGGGCCTGGGCTTGGGCCTGAGCCTCATTTTCATCGCTGTCTACCTCATCCGCTTCTGCTGCTGCCGGCCCCCCGAGCCTCCCGGGTCCAAGACCCCCTCGCCCGGAGGAGGCTGCGTCACCTGGAGCTGCATTGTCGCCCTTCTCGCCGGCTG CATTGGCATTGGCATCGGTTTCTATGGCAACAGTGAGACCAGTGATGGGGTGTCCCAGCTCAGCTCCGCGCTGCTGCACGCCAACCACACACTCAGCACCATTGACCACCTG GTGTTGGAGACGGTGGAGAGGCTGGGTGAGGCAGTGAGGACAGAGCTGACCACCCTGGAGGAGGTGCTCGAGCCGCGCACGGAGCTGGTGGCTGCTGCCCGAGGGGCTCGGCGGCAGGCAGAGGCGGTGGCCCAGCAGCTGCAGGGGCTGGCCTTCTGGCAGGGAGTGCCCCTGAGCCCCCTGCAGGTGGCTGAAGATGTGTCCTTCGCGGAGGAATACAG GTGGCTGGCCTATGTCCTCTTGCTGCTCCTGGAGCTGCTGGTCTGCCTCTTCACCCTCCTGGGCCTGGCGAAGCAGAGCAAGTGGCTGGTGATCGT GATGACGGTCATGAGTCTCCTGGTTCTCATCCTGAGCTGGGGCTCCATGGGCCTGGAGGCAGCCACGGCCGTG GGCCTCAGTGACTTCTGCTCCAATCCAGACCCTTATGTTCTGAACCTGACCCAGGAGGAGACAGGGCTCAGCTCAG ACATCCTGAGCTATTATTTCCTCTGCAACCAGGCCGTCTCCAACCCCTTCCAACAG AGGCTGACTCTGTCCCAGCGAGCTCTGGCCAACATCCACTCCCAGCTGCTGGGCCTGGAGAGAGAagctgtgcctcagttcccttcaGCGCAG AAGCCTCTGCTGTCCTTGGAGGAGACTCTGAATGTGACAGAAGGAAACTTTCACCAGTTGGTGGCACTGCTGCACTGCCGTGGCCTGCACAAG GACTACGGCGCAGCCCTGCGGGGCCTGTGCGAAGACGCCCTGGAAGGCCTGCTCTTCCTGCTGCTCTTCTCCCTGCTGTCCGCAGGAgcactggccactgcactctgcagCCTGCCCCGAGCCTGGGCCCTCTTCCCACCCAG TGACGACTACGATGACACAGACGATGATGACCCTTTCAACCCTCAG GAATCCAAGCGCTTTGTGCAGTGGCAGTCGTCTATCTGA
- the TTYH1 gene encoding protein tweety homolog 1 isoform X2: MGAPPGYRPSAWVHLLHQLPRADFQLRPVPSGFAPQEQEYQQALLLVAALAGLGLGLSLIFIAVYLIRFCCCRPPEPPGSKTPSPGGGCVTWSCIVALLAGCIGIGIGFYGNSETSDGVSQLSSALLHANHTLSTIDHLVLETVERLGEAVRTELTTLEEVLEPRTELVAAARGARRQAEAVAQQLQGLAFWQGVPLSPLQVAEDVSFAEEYRWLAYVLLLLLELLVCLFTLLGLAKQSKWLVIVMTVMSLLVLILSWGSMGLEAATAVGLSDFCSNPDPYVLNLTQEETGLSSDILSYYFLCNQAVSNPFQQRLTLSQRALANIHSQLLGLEREAVPQFPSAQKPLLSLEETLNVTEGNFHQLVALLHCRGLHKDYGAALRGLCEDALEGLLFLLLFSLLSAGALATALCSLPRAWALFPPSDDYDDTDDDDPFNPQQESKRFVQWQSSI; this comes from the exons ATGGGGGCGCCCCCGGGCTACCGGCCCTCGGCTTGGGTGCATCTCCTCCACCAGCTGCCCCGTGCCGACTTCCAGCTCCGCCCGGTGCCCAGCGGTTTCGCGCCCCAAGAGCAGGAATACCAGCAG GCCTTGTTGCTGGTGGCGGCCTTGGCGGGCCTGGGCTTGGGCCTGAGCCTCATTTTCATCGCTGTCTACCTCATCCGCTTCTGCTGCTGCCGGCCCCCCGAGCCTCCCGGGTCCAAGACCCCCTCGCCCGGAGGAGGCTGCGTCACCTGGAGCTGCATTGTCGCCCTTCTCGCCGGCTG CATTGGCATTGGCATCGGTTTCTATGGCAACAGTGAGACCAGTGATGGGGTGTCCCAGCTCAGCTCCGCGCTGCTGCACGCCAACCACACACTCAGCACCATTGACCACCTG GTGTTGGAGACGGTGGAGAGGCTGGGTGAGGCAGTGAGGACAGAGCTGACCACCCTGGAGGAGGTGCTCGAGCCGCGCACGGAGCTGGTGGCTGCTGCCCGAGGGGCTCGGCGGCAGGCAGAGGCGGTGGCCCAGCAGCTGCAGGGGCTGGCCTTCTGGCAGGGAGTGCCCCTGAGCCCCCTGCAGGTGGCTGAAGATGTGTCCTTCGCGGAGGAATACAG GTGGCTGGCCTATGTCCTCTTGCTGCTCCTGGAGCTGCTGGTCTGCCTCTTCACCCTCCTGGGCCTGGCGAAGCAGAGCAAGTGGCTGGTGATCGT GATGACGGTCATGAGTCTCCTGGTTCTCATCCTGAGCTGGGGCTCCATGGGCCTGGAGGCAGCCACGGCCGTG GGCCTCAGTGACTTCTGCTCCAATCCAGACCCTTATGTTCTGAACCTGACCCAGGAGGAGACAGGGCTCAGCTCAG ACATCCTGAGCTATTATTTCCTCTGCAACCAGGCCGTCTCCAACCCCTTCCAACAG AGGCTGACTCTGTCCCAGCGAGCTCTGGCCAACATCCACTCCCAGCTGCTGGGCCTGGAGAGAGAagctgtgcctcagttcccttcaGCGCAG AAGCCTCTGCTGTCCTTGGAGGAGACTCTGAATGTGACAGAAGGAAACTTTCACCAGTTGGTGGCACTGCTGCACTGCCGTGGCCTGCACAAG GACTACGGCGCAGCCCTGCGGGGCCTGTGCGAAGACGCCCTGGAAGGCCTGCTCTTCCTGCTGCTCTTCTCCCTGCTGTCCGCAGGAgcactggccactgcactctgcagCCTGCCCCGAGCCTGGGCCCTCTTCCCACCCAG TGACGACTACGATGACACAGACGATGATGACCCTTTCAACCCTCAG CAGGAATCCAAGCGCTTTGTGCAGTGGCAGTCGTCTATCTGA